One genomic region from Spirulina subsalsa PCC 9445 encodes:
- a CDS encoding dual OB domain-containing protein, whose product MTRIVCLANSWKHGERCIAGIDTFKKQWIRPISDLEKGKISKAMRQINGIEPALLEVLDIPLAVTPSEEDWERENRVLLAGKWKRLGQVSVDFLKPFCENEGYILHNDQRYVTMEYLQSLPLEERQTLQLVEAVDFRVRSTGKRFEGVEKWSGTVITVGGQEMTGMITDPVLNRRLSLGDSPPSRCLVTFSLSWPWVPGGWKEDGNPCWKLIAGVIPCSA is encoded by the coding sequence ATGACTCGAATTGTTTGTCTAGCCAATTCTTGGAAACATGGAGAACGCTGCATTGCGGGAATTGATACGTTTAAAAAACAGTGGATTCGTCCCATTTCTGATTTAGAAAAAGGGAAAATTTCCAAGGCTATGCGTCAAATTAATGGCATTGAACCCGCTTTATTAGAGGTTTTGGATATTCCCTTAGCGGTAACGCCGAGTGAGGAGGATTGGGAGCGGGAAAACCGGGTGCTGTTAGCGGGAAAATGGAAACGATTAGGTCAGGTTTCGGTTGATTTTCTCAAGCCTTTCTGTGAAAATGAAGGGTATATTCTGCACAATGATCAACGATATGTTACAATGGAATATTTGCAATCTTTACCCTTGGAAGAACGCCAGACGTTGCAGTTAGTGGAAGCGGTGGATTTTCGGGTGCGTTCAACGGGCAAACGGTTTGAGGGGGTGGAGAAGTGGTCGGGGACGGTGATCACGGTCGGGGGACAGGAAATGACGGGGATGATTACGGATCCGGTGTTGAATCGGCGGTTGAGTTTGGGGGATAGCCCGCCTTCTCGTTGTTTGGTGACGTTTAGCCTCAGTTGGCCTTGGGTGCCGGGGGGGTGGAAGGAAGACGGGAATCCCTGTTGGAAGTTAATCGCGGGGGTTATCCCCTGCTCTGCATAA